One part of the Lotus japonicus ecotype B-129 chromosome 2, LjGifu_v1.2 genome encodes these proteins:
- the LOC130736543 gene encoding uncharacterized protein LOC130736543: MVKIATSDTVKCRMFPSTFKNATMVWFTTLPRGSIAKFRDFSSKFLIQFSASKIKQVTIEDLYDVRQLERETLKQYVKRYSAASVRIEESELQACARAFKNGLLPGKLNSKLSRKPTCSMTEARARATAYILDEEDNAFKRKRVEAEKVGGRRIVSLTGKRVRRKGANSTRKDKKVEKFEHFEGKRLCSKKENLERLRPRRTTDTRRRERPKRYLNAELAKLLREVEVTHVVVDSKNGVDSRRGLEGRTKWFECHCLEGHNTSDCFTLKGEVGRLIRARRSRITDRESDKD, from the coding sequence atggtaAAAATTGCAACTTCCGAcacggtgaagtgcaggatgttcccaTCTACGTTTAAGAACGCGACGATGGTCTGGTTTACGACTTTGCCTCGGGGATCCATAGCGAAATTCCGCGACTTCTCGTCAAAATTCCTCATCCAGTTCTCTGCAAGCAAAATCAAGCAGGTTACGATTGAAGATCTGTATGATGTTCGACAGTTGGAGCGAGAAACTTTGAAGCAATACGTGAAGCGGTACAGTGCTGCGTCCGTGAGAATCGAGGAGTCGGAACTTCAGGCATGCGCGCGCGCTTTCAAAAATGGATTGCTGCCGGGAAAGCTGAACAGCAAGCTGAGTCGGAAACCAACGTGCTCGATGACGGAAGCTCGCGCCCGGGCGACCGCCTACATCCTGGATGAGGAGGACAACGCGTTTAAGAGGAAACGTGTAGAGGCGGAAAAGGTAGGCGGCCGAAGGATTGTGTCGCTAACGGGGAAACGAGTACGGAGAAAGGGAGCGAACAGTACGCGAAAGGATAAGAAGGTCGAGAAATTTGAGCACTTTGAAGGGAAGCGACTTTGTTCGAAGAAGGAGAACCTTGAACGTCTCCGCCCGCGGCGGACAACCGACACTCGCCGGCGTGAGAGGCCAAAAAGATACTTGAATGCGGAATTGGCAAAGCTGCTCCGAGAGGTAGAGGTAACGCATGTAGTTGTGGATAGCAAGAACGGAGTCGACTCACGACGGGGGTTGGAAGGCCGGACAAAATGGTTCGAATGTCACTGCTTGGAAGGCCACAACACCAGTGATTGTTTCACGTTGAAAGGCGAGGTTGGAAGGCTGATAAGGGCGAGGAGATCGCGAATAACGGACCGCGAATCGGACAAGGACTAA